The genomic region ATCTATTTAGGTAAGGTAGAAGTTAACCCTGCAATTTTGAGTAATTATTGTTATTTTTACTTGGTTTTGGATTGCGAACTAGTATCAAAGCAATGTCTAGATGCTACCGAAGATATAAAAGTCTTACACCTAAAAAAGGAGCGGGTCAAGCAAATGTTAGCTAGCGAAGAAATAAACCACTCCCTAGTATCTTTAGCGCTTTATAAAGCTTTTGACTTTTTACAGAAAAAATAGCTTTTCTTTTATACCTAGTTTGTTATATAATATATAAATGACTGTAAATTTCTATGCAGAATGATTTCACTAGTCAGGATGCAACGTTCAGAAAGGGATGAACTAAATGGATATACAACAAAAACAGATACGCAATATAGCCATTGTTGCTCACGTTGACCATGGTAAAACTACACTAGTTGACGAGCTACTTAAGCAAAGTGGTGTGTATCACGAAAAACAGCAAGTAGAGGAAAGAGTTATGGACTCTAACGCCTTAGAAAGAGAACGGGGCATTACAATCTTGGCAAAAAATACGTCCGTTATGTATAAAGACATTAAGATAAATATAGTGGATACACCCGGGCATGCGGATTTTGGTGGTGAAGTAGAAAGAACTCTATCTATGGTTGATAACGTACTGTTGGTGGTGGATGCATTCGAAGGTCCTATGCCTCAAACTAGGTTTGTGCTAAAGAAGGCTTTAGAGCTTAAATTAAAACCTATCGTAGTGGTAAACAAAGCAGATAGACCTAACGCTCGCCCAGCAGAAGTTATAGACGAAGTACTTGACCTTTTTATCTCCCTAGATGCCGATGATGAGCAGCTAGAATTCCCTGTAATATATACAAGTGCTATCCAAGGATGGGCAAGTACTGTTCCCAATGAAAAAGGGGAAAATTTGTTACCCCTTTTTGAAATGATTGAGAGCATCTGCCTTCCTCCAACAGGGAACAAAGAAGTAACACAGATGATGGTAACAAATATTGAGTACAACGAATTTATCGGAAGAATCGCTATAGGTAAGCTTCAAAATGGCACTTTGGAAATTGGACAAAATGTTTCTGTTATCACTCCTCAAGGCGATACCACCACCCAAAAAATTGGTAAGATCTTCACCTTTGACGGCTTAAATAGAAGAGAAGTTTCTCAAGTCGACCACGGAGAAATTATTGCAATTAGCGGCCTGCAGCCTATAAACATTGGAGAAACAATTTCTTCTGTAGATAACCCTAAGCCGCTTCGAGCAATAAAAATCGATGAGCCTACTATAACAATGACTTTTGGAGCTAACACCAGTCCGTTTGCTGGCCTAGAAGGTGATTATGTTACCTCAAGGCATCTTAAAAGCAGACTGGAAAAGGAGCTTGAAACTAATGTTAGTTTGCATGTATCACAAACCGAGTCAAAAGATAAGTTTCTTGTAGCCGGTAGAGGCGAACTTCACCTATCAATCCTAATTGAAACTATGCGCCGGGAAGGCTATGAGTTTGAAGTTTCAAGACCTAAGGTAATTTTTAAGGAGATTGAGGGAAAACTGCATGAGCCTATCGAACGAGTATTTATTGAGGTCCCATCAGAGTTTAGCGGAGCAGTAATTGAGAAGTTAGGTGCTAAAAAGGCAGAGTTAGTTAAAATGGAAAACCCCAATCCTGACCAAACACGTCTGGAATTTCTCACTCCTGCTAGAAGCTTGATTGGTTTTAGGGCTGAGCTTTTAACGGATACAAAAGGTAATGGAATTATAAACCATACTTTCGAAGAATTCCAACCGTACAAGGGTGAAATCCCTGCAAAAAACAAGGGTTCTTTAATAGCTTCCGATACAGGTGAGGCTACGAATTATGGGTTATTTCACTGTCAAGAAAGAGGAACTCTATTTGTAGGCCCTCATACAAAGGTATATACAGGCATGGTAGTTGGTCAAAGTACAAGAAATGTGGATATAGATGTAAATGTATGTAAGAAAAAACAGGTCACAAATATGAGGGCTAGCGGCTCTGATGAAAACATCATCTTAACCCCTCCTACTATCTTAAGTCTAGAGCAATCCTTAGAGTTTATCGGAGACGATGAGTTGCTAGAAGTAACTCCTGACAATCTAAGAATACGCAAAGTTCAACTAGATAGCAAAAAAAGGATCAGGGAATGGAAAAGCAAGCAAGGGAAATAACAGATAGTGAGTTAACGGAGCTTACAAAAACTGTTTCAAAGCAGTTTTTTGAAACGTTACCTTCCATTACCACTACATTTAACCATAAGTGTTTAATCAATAATAGGCTACAAACTACAGCAGGCAGGTTTATAACCCCTTCTTGCAATATAGAGATCAATCCTAAGTATTACGCTAAATACGGTAAGAATAGCTTAGTCGATGTTATTAAGCATGAGCTAGTACATTATCACTTATACCGCTTAGGTGGTGGCTTTAAACATGGCGATAGTGATTTTAAAAAGCTATGTCAAATAGTTGGAGCCCCTAGATATTGTAAACCGCTGAAAAAGCCAAAGTTTACCTATATTTGTAAAAAGTGCAGCAACCAATTTTTACGGATGAGAAAAGTTGATGTCAAAAGGTACAGATGCGGTAGCTGTAAAGGCAAGCTATTACCGTATGATAAAATTTGACATTTTGGGAAAACTAGTCTATAATACTAAAATAAAAATATAGTTACGTCATGAAAAAGGAGTAGTAAAAGCACTTTGCCTTTCAGAGAGCCTTTGGTCGGTGTAAAAAGGTAGGCAAAACTTTGAACTCGCCTTTTTAGGATTAACAGCCCAACCTATTTTAAGCTGTTACGGGTGACACCGTTAACTGTTCTTAAGCGGAGTCTTAACTTAGACTCAAAAAGAGTGGTACCACGGAATTTAACCTTTCGTCTCTTATTTAGAGACGAAAGGTTTTTTTGTTAATATATTAAAGGAGTGTTGATAATGAGTAGTTACTCTACTAAGATTGATGAAAAGTGGCAAAAAAAATGGGATGAAACTGAGTTATACAAGTTTGACACCGACAACGTAGAGCAAAAACTTTATTGCCTTGAGATGTTTTCTTACCCTTCAGGGAGCAATCTTCATGCAGGACATTGGTACAACTATGGCTTAACTGATTCCTGGGCTCGATTTAAGAAACTTAAAGGACATGAGGTTTTCCAACCAATGGGATTTGATGCTTTTGGTTTACCTGCAGAAAATTATGCAATTAAGACCGGCATCCATCCTAAAGACTCAACAATGAATAACATCGATACCATGGAGAAGCAATTAAAAGCCATGGGAGCTATGTTTGATTGGGATTATAGCGTTGTAACCTGTGACCCTAAATATTATAGGTGGACTCAGTGGCTTTTTCTAAAGTTATATGAAAATGACTTGGCATTTCGTAAAAACGCTCAAGTAAACTGGTGCCCACAATGTAACACTGTACTTGCTAATGAGCAAGTTATCGAAGGCTTTTGTGAGCGTTGTGAAAATGAAGTTACTAAGAAAAAGCTGACGCAATGGTTCTTTAAAATAACAAAGTATGCCGAAGAGCTTTTAGAAGGCCATAAGGATATAGATTGGCCGGAAAAAACAAAAGCCATGCAAAAAAATTGGATAGGTAAGTCCATTGGATCAGAAATCACATTTAAGATAGTAGACAAAGATATTAACTTTACAGCATTTACCACTAGACCAGATACACTTTTCGGTGTTACTTATGCAGTGTTGGCCCCCGAAAATCCACTAGTAGATGAAATTACCACTAAAGAATACAGAGAACAAATGGATAGCTATATCGAGGAAACAAAAAAACGTAGCGAAATTGAGCGACAAGCATCAAACGATGAAAAAACAGGAGTGTTTACTGGAAGCTTTGCAATTAACCCGATAAATGGTGAAAAAATACCTGTCTGGGTAGCGGACTACGTATTATATTCTTATGGCACTGGAGCTGTAATGGCAGTACCCGGTCATGATGAAAGAGATTTTCAGTTCGCCACAAAATATGAGCTTCCTATAAAAAGGGTTATTGAAAGTTCAGATGATGACTCCCTTCCATTTACCGGAGAAGGTAAATTAGTCAATAGTGATGAGTTTGATGGTCTGAGCTGGCAGGATGGTAAAAAAGCCATAATCGATAAGCTTAATCAAAGTAAGTTAGGTAAAAACAAAGTCCAATACAAGCTTAGAGACTGGCTAGTTTCTCGTCAGCGTTATTGGGGTGCTCCAATTCCAATCATTTATTGTGATGACTGCGGTGTTGTTCCAGTTCCTGAAAAAGACTTGCCGGTAGAGCTTCCATATGATGTGGACTTTTCACCAGACGGTATCTCCCCCCTAAAAAAGCATGAAGACTTTATAAACACTCACTGTCCTAAGTGCGGAAAAGAAGCAAAGCGCGAAACAGATACTTTAGATACCTTTGTAGATTCAAGCTGGTATTTTTTAAGGTATCCAGATAACGAAAACACAGAGAAGCCGTTTGATAAAGAATGGATCGACAAAATGCTTCCCGTGGATAAATATGTAGGGGGTCCGGAGCATGCTTGTATGCACCTTCTTTATGCTCGCTTTATTTTTAAAGCCTTAAGAGATATGGGTTATGTTAGCAGTTCCGAACCATTTAAATCACTTATCCATCAGGGCATAATCTTAGGTCCAGACGGCAATAAAAT from Proteinivorax hydrogeniformans harbors:
- the typA gene encoding translational GTPase TypA; its protein translation is MDIQQKQIRNIAIVAHVDHGKTTLVDELLKQSGVYHEKQQVEERVMDSNALERERGITILAKNTSVMYKDIKINIVDTPGHADFGGEVERTLSMVDNVLLVVDAFEGPMPQTRFVLKKALELKLKPIVVVNKADRPNARPAEVIDEVLDLFISLDADDEQLEFPVIYTSAIQGWASTVPNEKGENLLPLFEMIESICLPPTGNKEVTQMMVTNIEYNEFIGRIAIGKLQNGTLEIGQNVSVITPQGDTTTQKIGKIFTFDGLNRREVSQVDHGEIIAISGLQPINIGETISSVDNPKPLRAIKIDEPTITMTFGANTSPFAGLEGDYVTSRHLKSRLEKELETNVSLHVSQTESKDKFLVAGRGELHLSILIETMRREGYEFEVSRPKVIFKEIEGKLHEPIERVFIEVPSEFSGAVIEKLGAKKAELVKMENPNPDQTRLEFLTPARSLIGFRAELLTDTKGNGIINHTFEEFQPYKGEIPAKNKGSLIASDTGEATNYGLFHCQERGTLFVGPHTKVYTGMVVGQSTRNVDIDVNVCKKKQVTNMRASGSDENIILTPPTILSLEQSLEFIGDDELLEVTPDNLRIRKVQLDSKKRIREWKSKQGK
- a CDS encoding SprT family protein; amino-acid sequence: MEKQAREITDSELTELTKTVSKQFFETLPSITTTFNHKCLINNRLQTTAGRFITPSCNIEINPKYYAKYGKNSLVDVIKHELVHYHLYRLGGGFKHGDSDFKKLCQIVGAPRYCKPLKKPKFTYICKKCSNQFLRMRKVDVKRYRCGSCKGKLLPYDKI
- the leuS gene encoding leucine--tRNA ligase, which gives rise to MSSYSTKIDEKWQKKWDETELYKFDTDNVEQKLYCLEMFSYPSGSNLHAGHWYNYGLTDSWARFKKLKGHEVFQPMGFDAFGLPAENYAIKTGIHPKDSTMNNIDTMEKQLKAMGAMFDWDYSVVTCDPKYYRWTQWLFLKLYENDLAFRKNAQVNWCPQCNTVLANEQVIEGFCERCENEVTKKKLTQWFFKITKYAEELLEGHKDIDWPEKTKAMQKNWIGKSIGSEITFKIVDKDINFTAFTTRPDTLFGVTYAVLAPENPLVDEITTKEYREQMDSYIEETKKRSEIERQASNDEKTGVFTGSFAINPINGEKIPVWVADYVLYSYGTGAVMAVPGHDERDFQFATKYELPIKRVIESSDDDSLPFTGEGKLVNSDEFDGLSWQDGKKAIIDKLNQSKLGKNKVQYKLRDWLVSRQRYWGAPIPIIYCDDCGVVPVPEKDLPVELPYDVDFSPDGISPLKKHEDFINTHCPKCGKEAKRETDTLDTFVDSSWYFLRYPDNENTEKPFDKEWIDKMLPVDKYVGGPEHACMHLLYARFIFKALRDMGYVSSSEPFKSLIHQGIILGPDGNKMSKSKGNVISPDSYIEEYGSDVFRLYLMFGFAYTEGGPWDENGIKPIKRFVDRIERIILTYLQNSSDSDDKQMGKEEKELNYLRHNTIKSVDNDTDKFQFNTSIARMMELLNGLFKYMETDKSKNLKLVREILEDFVIILAPHAPHFAEEMWEKLGMEYSVFNQQFPKYDERALVMDTQELAVQINGKVRGKIEVESGSSNEEIEKTALSNDKISANLEGKTVRKVIVIKGRIVNIVAS